Proteins co-encoded in one Malus domestica chromosome 09, GDT2T_hap1 genomic window:
- the LOC103444003 gene encoding tubby-like protein 8 isoform X1: protein MMMDGCKKTTLIPRQSSYNSLYVNPLTDQKHSRSYSEGIAFTSKNDNSNPNQSPLNDNKENAMPNRPQQAVPGSDKENLVAQENGSSSFAMQPLKPRNLKSLSTGCRALKPSSLQFCMQANEPEKALFGGPISTMWDPPSKGSDNSSSLKIWDYSDSEAAPASSWSTLPNKSLLCRPLPMDVGRCTCVIVKEATPEGLDVGTLYSLYTYEGKGRQDRKLAIAHHTRRNGKSELTIAQNVKGIMSHSDDSFIGIVNANLMGSKYHIWDQGGRPNSLSKEAKSLAVVAFTPTISSWTGSYRRMRAYIPKHQSMQLKNTTQVQHIKGLPKDWEGKLDKVHQLFSRVPHYNKISKQYELDFRDRGRAGLRIRSSVKNFQLTLEENGKQTILQLGRVGKLKYVMDYRYPLTGYQAFCICLASIDSKLCCTV from the exons aTGATGATGGATGGTTGCAAGAAAACCACATTAATTCCACGGCAATCCTCATACAACTCTCTCTATGTCAATCCCCTCACAGACCAGAAACACAGCCGCAGCTACAGCGAAGGCATCGCCTTCACCTCCAAGAACGACAACTCGAACCCGAACCAATCACCCTTAAACGACAACAAGGAGAACGCAATGCCCAACAGGCCACAGCAGGCCGTGCCCGGCAGCGACAAGGAGAATTTGGTCGCACAAGAAAACGGGTCTTCCTCTTTTGCGATGCAGCCATTGAAGCCGAGGAATTTGAAGTCTCTGTCCACTGGCTGCAGGGCCCTCAAGCCCTCATCTCTTCAGTTCTGTATGCAGGCGAATGAGCCTGAGAAGGCACTCTTTGGTGGACCCATATCCACAATGTGGGACCCACCCAGCAAAGGGTCCGACAACTCGAGCTCTTTGAAGATCTGGGACTACTCCGATTCTGAGGCTGCCCCTGCCTCATCTTGGTCTACACTGCCTAACAA GTCATTGCTTTGCAGGCCATTGCCAATGGATGTCGGAAGGTGCACATGTGTTATAGTGAAGGAAGCAACCCCAGAAGGATTAGATGTGGGCACTCTCTATTCTCTTTATACCTAT GAAGGCAAGGGAAGGCAGGACCGGAAACTAGCTATTGCTCACCATACGCGGCGGAACGGGAAATCTGAGTTAACTATTGCTCAGAATGTGAAGGGAATAATGTCTCATTCAGATGATAGTTTTATTGGGATTGTAAACGCTAACCTCATGGGTTCAAAATACCACATATGGGATCAG GGTGGTCGTCCCAATTCCTTGAGCAAAGAGGCTAAGTCACTTGCTGTTGTAGC GTTCACGCCAACAATCTCGAGCTGGACAGGAAGTTACAGACGTATGAGGGCATATATACCCAAGCACCAATCCATGCAGTTAAAAAACACAACGCAG GTACAACACATTAAGGGACTGCCAAAGGACTGGGAAGGGAAGCTTGACAAAGTCCATCAGCTATTCTCACGAGTTCCCCATTACAATAAA ATTTCAAAGCAATATGAGTTAGACTTTAGAGATAGGGGAAGAGCGGGTCTTAGAATCCGAAGTTCAGTCAAGAATTTCCAACTGACACTGGAG GAAAACGGAAAGCAGACAATTCTGCAGCTCGGAAGGGTCGGGAAATTGAAGTATGTGATGGATTACAGATATCCTTTGACAGGCTACCAAGCGTTTTGCATATGTTTGGCTTCTATTGATTCAAAGCTTTGCTGCACTGTATAG
- the LOC103444003 gene encoding tubby-like protein 8 isoform X2 encodes MMMDGCKKTTLIPRQSSYNSLYVNPLTDQKHSRSYSEGIAFTSKNDNSNPNQSPLNDNKENAMPNRPQQAVPGSDKENLVAQENGSSSFAMQPLKPRNLKSLSTGCRALKPSSLQFCMQANEPEKALFGGPISTMWDPPSKGSDNSSSLKIWDYSDSEAAPASSWSTLPNKSLLCRPLPMDVGRCTCVIVKEATPEGLDEGKGRQDRKLAIAHHTRRNGKSELTIAQNVKGIMSHSDDSFIGIVNANLMGSKYHIWDQGGRPNSLSKEAKSLAVVAFTPTISSWTGSYRRMRAYIPKHQSMQLKNTTQVQHIKGLPKDWEGKLDKVHQLFSRVPHYNKISKQYELDFRDRGRAGLRIRSSVKNFQLTLEENGKQTILQLGRVGKLKYVMDYRYPLTGYQAFCICLASIDSKLCCTV; translated from the exons aTGATGATGGATGGTTGCAAGAAAACCACATTAATTCCACGGCAATCCTCATACAACTCTCTCTATGTCAATCCCCTCACAGACCAGAAACACAGCCGCAGCTACAGCGAAGGCATCGCCTTCACCTCCAAGAACGACAACTCGAACCCGAACCAATCACCCTTAAACGACAACAAGGAGAACGCAATGCCCAACAGGCCACAGCAGGCCGTGCCCGGCAGCGACAAGGAGAATTTGGTCGCACAAGAAAACGGGTCTTCCTCTTTTGCGATGCAGCCATTGAAGCCGAGGAATTTGAAGTCTCTGTCCACTGGCTGCAGGGCCCTCAAGCCCTCATCTCTTCAGTTCTGTATGCAGGCGAATGAGCCTGAGAAGGCACTCTTTGGTGGACCCATATCCACAATGTGGGACCCACCCAGCAAAGGGTCCGACAACTCGAGCTCTTTGAAGATCTGGGACTACTCCGATTCTGAGGCTGCCCCTGCCTCATCTTGGTCTACACTGCCTAACAA GTCATTGCTTTGCAGGCCATTGCCAATGGATGTCGGAAGGTGCACATGTGTTATAGTGAAGGAAGCAACCCCAGAAGGATTAGAT GAAGGCAAGGGAAGGCAGGACCGGAAACTAGCTATTGCTCACCATACGCGGCGGAACGGGAAATCTGAGTTAACTATTGCTCAGAATGTGAAGGGAATAATGTCTCATTCAGATGATAGTTTTATTGGGATTGTAAACGCTAACCTCATGGGTTCAAAATACCACATATGGGATCAG GGTGGTCGTCCCAATTCCTTGAGCAAAGAGGCTAAGTCACTTGCTGTTGTAGC GTTCACGCCAACAATCTCGAGCTGGACAGGAAGTTACAGACGTATGAGGGCATATATACCCAAGCACCAATCCATGCAGTTAAAAAACACAACGCAG GTACAACACATTAAGGGACTGCCAAAGGACTGGGAAGGGAAGCTTGACAAAGTCCATCAGCTATTCTCACGAGTTCCCCATTACAATAAA ATTTCAAAGCAATATGAGTTAGACTTTAGAGATAGGGGAAGAGCGGGTCTTAGAATCCGAAGTTCAGTCAAGAATTTCCAACTGACACTGGAG GAAAACGGAAAGCAGACAATTCTGCAGCTCGGAAGGGTCGGGAAATTGAAGTATGTGATGGATTACAGATATCCTTTGACAGGCTACCAAGCGTTTTGCATATGTTTGGCTTCTATTGATTCAAAGCTTTGCTGCACTGTATAG